In Arthrobacter sp. B3I9, the following are encoded in one genomic region:
- a CDS encoding ABC transporter permease: MSRLGNPFLTGNSVAGGRAAAVPATPADAAQPGSPETGASGSPANGWSPAGILANGWARLLLGLILPAAVLAAWQLSTAAGIFSVVQLPPPAMVLEAGLDLLQRGQLGQHIAISTQRVLVGFAAGAALGLVLGSLVGLSRLADVLLAPTIGALRAVPSLAWVPLLILWMRIGEDSKITLILIGAFFPVFTTVSLALRHVDRNLVEAARAFGLKGVRLLTTVQLPAVVPAVFSGLRLALAQAWLFLVAAELIASSMGLGFLLTDSQNNGRTDRLLLAIVLLAVIGKITDGLLGLAEKWAVKRWA, translated from the coding sequence ATGTCCCGCCTCGGAAATCCCTTCCTCACCGGCAACAGTGTTGCGGGCGGACGCGCTGCAGCCGTCCCCGCAACTCCAGCAGACGCTGCCCAGCCGGGCTCGCCCGAAACAGGTGCGAGCGGCTCCCCGGCGAACGGATGGTCCCCCGCCGGGATCCTGGCCAACGGCTGGGCGCGTCTGCTCCTTGGACTGATTCTGCCGGCGGCGGTGCTGGCGGCCTGGCAGCTGTCCACCGCTGCCGGGATCTTCAGCGTCGTACAGCTCCCGCCGCCCGCCATGGTGCTGGAGGCCGGGCTCGATCTGCTCCAGCGCGGGCAGCTGGGCCAGCACATTGCCATCTCCACCCAGCGCGTGCTGGTCGGCTTCGCCGCCGGGGCTGCCCTCGGGCTCGTGCTCGGCTCGCTCGTGGGACTGTCCCGGTTGGCCGACGTCCTGCTGGCCCCGACCATCGGGGCGCTGCGGGCTGTACCGTCCCTGGCATGGGTGCCGCTCCTCATCCTCTGGATGCGCATTGGCGAGGACTCCAAAATCACCCTGATCCTGATCGGCGCTTTCTTCCCGGTCTTCACCACGGTCTCCCTGGCCCTGCGCCACGTTGACCGGAACCTCGTCGAAGCGGCGCGGGCCTTCGGGCTCAAGGGCGTCAGGCTCCTGACCACCGTCCAGCTCCCCGCGGTCGTCCCCGCGGTCTTCTCCGGACTCCGGCTGGCCCTGGCGCAGGCATGGTTGTTCCTGGTGGCTGCCGAACTCATCGCATCCTCGATGGGGCTTGGCTTCCTGCTGACGGATTCCCAGAACAACGGCCGCACCGACCGGCTGCTGCTGGCAATCGTGTTGCTCGCGGTGATTGGAAAAATAACGGATGGCCTGCTGGGCCTGGCAGAGAAATGGGCGGTGAAACGATGGGCCTGA
- the acs gene encoding acetate--CoA ligase produces the protein MGGETMGLNTTGTTLAERGATATATDSFPSTEAERIAFWEQAALRLDWEPAPGSQSPAQDRVQDRVQDRPWHTAHRFVPADVDAGTGPAITWFEGGKLNVAYNCVDRHVAAGRGDKVALHFEGEPGDRRTVTYADLQREVSKAANALLGLGITKGDRVVIYLPVIPETVIVTLAVARIGAIHSLVFGGFSAEALKFRVEDTGAKLLVTTDGQFRRGNAVPVKDNADAAVSGDNSIEHVLVVNRTTAPELLDTVPMTEGRDVWWHDAVGQASDVHVPEAFDAETPLFIMYTSGTTGKPKGLVHTSGGYLTQASWSFEHLFSNPDPALRDRDVHWCTADLAWVTAHTYELYGPLSNGVTQVIFEGTPNTPHPGRHFEIIERYGVTQYYTAPTLVRSLMGWFPDGVPDTYDLSSIRMLGTVGEAVNPEAWRWFRANVGAGTAPVVDTWWQSETGATILSPAPTDTEFKPGCAARPLPGVSTRIVDDAGRTVPPGVHGFIVVDAPGPAIARTVWGNPRRYFDSYWRQYADQGWFLAGDGAKYDDDGDIWILGRVDDTLNVSGHLLSTIEIESALVSHPAVVEAGVCPVEDRKTGHAIVAFVVLKSPHADGEITSELKAHVAKQIGPIAKPRDVVVVHDVPKTRSGKIMRRLLTQLFEGTTLGDTTSLQNEPSIAGIQRVLHERSNPAVNSRK, from the coding sequence ATGGGCGGTGAAACGATGGGCCTGAACACCACAGGAACCACGCTGGCCGAACGCGGCGCCACTGCAACCGCCACGGATTCCTTCCCCTCAACGGAGGCGGAACGCATCGCGTTCTGGGAGCAGGCGGCCCTGCGCCTCGACTGGGAGCCGGCGCCCGGCAGCCAGTCCCCCGCGCAGGACAGAGTGCAGGACAGAGTGCAGGACAGGCCGTGGCACACGGCGCACCGCTTCGTCCCCGCCGACGTCGACGCCGGTACCGGCCCGGCCATCACCTGGTTCGAGGGCGGCAAACTCAACGTCGCGTACAACTGCGTGGACCGCCATGTCGCGGCCGGCCGCGGCGACAAAGTGGCCCTCCATTTCGAGGGCGAACCCGGCGACCGCCGCACCGTCACCTACGCCGACCTCCAGCGGGAGGTGTCCAAGGCCGCGAACGCCCTCCTCGGCCTCGGCATCACCAAGGGCGACCGGGTGGTCATCTACCTCCCCGTCATCCCCGAAACCGTGATCGTCACCCTCGCTGTGGCCCGCATCGGTGCCATCCACTCACTGGTCTTCGGCGGCTTCTCCGCGGAGGCGCTCAAGTTCCGTGTGGAGGACACCGGCGCCAAGCTGCTCGTCACCACCGACGGCCAGTTCCGCCGCGGAAACGCCGTGCCGGTCAAGGACAACGCTGACGCCGCCGTCTCCGGCGACAACTCCATCGAACACGTCCTCGTGGTCAACCGCACCACGGCACCGGAACTGCTGGATACCGTGCCGATGACCGAAGGCCGCGACGTCTGGTGGCACGACGCCGTCGGGCAGGCCTCCGACGTCCACGTCCCGGAGGCGTTCGACGCCGAGACGCCGCTGTTCATCATGTACACCTCCGGAACCACGGGCAAGCCCAAAGGCCTCGTGCACACCTCCGGCGGGTACCTCACCCAGGCGTCCTGGAGCTTCGAGCACCTGTTCAGCAACCCGGACCCCGCCCTCCGCGACCGGGACGTCCACTGGTGCACCGCCGACCTCGCCTGGGTCACGGCCCACACCTACGAGCTCTACGGCCCGCTCTCCAACGGCGTCACCCAGGTGATCTTCGAGGGCACTCCCAACACCCCGCACCCGGGCCGCCACTTCGAAATCATCGAACGGTACGGCGTCACGCAGTACTACACCGCCCCCACGCTGGTCCGCTCCCTGATGGGGTGGTTCCCGGACGGCGTCCCGGACACCTACGACCTCTCGTCGATCCGGATGCTTGGAACCGTCGGGGAAGCCGTCAATCCGGAAGCCTGGCGCTGGTTCCGGGCCAACGTCGGCGCCGGTACCGCACCGGTGGTGGACACCTGGTGGCAGTCCGAAACCGGCGCCACCATCCTCTCCCCCGCTCCGACCGACACGGAGTTCAAGCCCGGCTGCGCGGCCCGGCCGTTGCCCGGCGTCAGCACCCGGATCGTGGACGACGCCGGCAGGACGGTACCGCCGGGCGTCCATGGCTTCATCGTGGTGGACGCCCCCGGCCCCGCCATTGCCCGCACGGTGTGGGGCAACCCGCGGCGGTACTTCGATTCGTACTGGCGCCAGTACGCCGACCAGGGCTGGTTCCTGGCCGGTGACGGCGCCAAGTATGACGACGACGGCGACATCTGGATCCTTGGCAGGGTGGACGACACGCTCAATGTCTCCGGGCACCTGCTCTCCACCATCGAAATCGAATCGGCCCTGGTGTCCCACCCGGCCGTCGTGGAAGCGGGCGTCTGCCCGGTCGAGGATCGGAAGACCGGCCACGCGATCGTCGCCTTCGTCGTATTGAAATCCCCGCACGCAGACGGGGAGATCACCTCCGAGCTGAAGGCGCATGTGGCGAAGCAGATCGGGCCGATCGCCAAACCGCGCGACGTCGTCGTCGTCCACGATGTGCCCAAGACGCGCAGCGGCAAGATCATGCGCCGGCTGCTCACCCAGCTGTTCGAGGGAACCACGCTCGGGGACACGACATCCCTGCAGAACGAACCATCGATCGCCGGCATCCAGCGCGTCCTGCACGAGCGCTCCAACCCAGCAGTAAATTCCCGGAAGTAA
- the sfnG gene encoding dimethylsulfone monooxygenase SfnG: MTEISNVARLSEPLKFAYWVPNVSGGLVVSTIEQRTSWDFDYNKKLARIAENSGFEYALSQTRYAASYGADKQHEATSFSLALLAATERLKVIAAVHPGMWHPGVLAKYIITADHISNGRAAVNIVSGWLKSEFTNFGLEWLEHDERYVRTEEFIRVLRGLLTEKNFSQSGKYYNITDFTLQPAPVDVPGRAHPEIFFGGNSTAAQATAGRVADWYFSNGKDLEGFKENIAGVLASAGESKRGTEGALAAPKFGLNGFVIARDSEKEARETLREIVAKAHKPAVEGFRDAVQEAGASTKDGKGMWADSSFEDLIQYNDGFKTQLIGTPEQIAERIVEYKKIGVNLLLTCYLHFQEEVAAFGKDILPIVRELEADLARKHGTELDLSQTPATKIEVNA, translated from the coding sequence ATGACCGAGATCAGCAACGTCGCACGCCTCTCCGAACCACTCAAATTCGCCTACTGGGTTCCGAACGTCTCCGGCGGCCTGGTGGTGTCCACGATTGAACAACGCACCAGCTGGGACTTCGACTACAACAAGAAGCTCGCCCGCATCGCAGAAAACTCGGGCTTCGAATACGCGTTGTCCCAGACGCGCTACGCCGCCTCCTACGGCGCGGACAAGCAGCACGAGGCGACCTCGTTCAGCCTGGCCCTGCTCGCGGCAACCGAGCGGCTGAAGGTCATCGCGGCCGTCCACCCGGGCATGTGGCACCCCGGTGTCCTGGCGAAGTACATCATCACCGCCGACCACATCTCCAACGGCCGCGCGGCCGTGAACATCGTCTCGGGCTGGCTGAAAAGCGAGTTCACCAACTTCGGCCTCGAATGGCTGGAACATGACGAACGCTACGTCCGCACCGAGGAATTCATCCGCGTGCTCCGCGGACTGCTGACCGAAAAGAACTTCAGCCAGTCCGGCAAGTACTACAACATCACCGACTTCACCCTGCAGCCGGCCCCCGTGGATGTGCCGGGACGTGCGCACCCGGAGATTTTCTTCGGCGGCAACTCCACGGCAGCCCAGGCCACGGCCGGCCGCGTGGCGGACTGGTACTTCTCCAACGGCAAGGACCTCGAGGGCTTCAAGGAGAACATCGCCGGCGTCTTGGCTTCCGCAGGAGAAAGCAAGCGCGGCACGGAGGGTGCCCTGGCGGCCCCGAAGTTTGGCCTCAACGGCTTCGTGATTGCCCGCGATTCCGAAAAAGAAGCGCGCGAAACCCTGCGCGAGATTGTGGCGAAGGCGCACAAGCCTGCCGTCGAGGGCTTCCGCGACGCCGTGCAGGAAGCCGGCGCCTCCACCAAGGACGGCAAGGGCATGTGGGCCGATTCCTCCTTCGAGGACCTGATCCAGTACAACGACGGCTTCAAGACCCAGCTGATCGGCACCCCGGAGCAGATCGCCGAACGGATTGTGGAGTACAAGAAGATCGGCGTGAACCTGCTCCTGACCTGCTACCTGCATTTCCAGGAGGAGGTGGCCGCGTTCGGCAAGGACATCCTGCCGATTGTCCGGGAGCTTGAGGCGGACCTGGCCCGCAAGCACGGCACCGAGCTTGACCTCTCGCAGACGCCCGCCACGAAAATTGAGGTAAACGCATAA
- a CDS encoding CoA-binding protein produces MSTEDRTWTGPSAPERLNLLRQAKSIAIVGASDKPSRASYFVATYLQSSTRYKVYFVNPVVKEILGEPTYASLADLPESPDIVDVFRKHDDLPGVLDEAIAAGAKTLWLQLGSWHEEVAKEAEAAGLDVVMDRCVKIEHARFHGGLHLAGFDTGVISSKRQVLA; encoded by the coding sequence ATGAGCACCGAAGACCGCACCTGGACGGGCCCTTCCGCTCCGGAACGGCTGAACCTGCTGCGGCAGGCAAAGTCGATCGCGATTGTGGGGGCCTCGGACAAGCCCTCGCGTGCCAGCTACTTCGTGGCGACCTACCTGCAGTCCTCCACCCGGTACAAGGTGTACTTCGTGAACCCCGTGGTGAAGGAGATCCTGGGTGAACCGACGTACGCCTCGCTGGCCGACCTGCCGGAGAGCCCGGACATCGTGGACGTCTTCCGCAAGCACGACGACCTGCCCGGGGTCCTCGACGAGGCCATTGCGGCGGGCGCCAAGACCCTCTGGCTGCAGCTCGGTTCGTGGCATGAGGAGGTGGCCAAGGAAGCGGAAGCGGCCGGCCTCGACGTCGTGATGGACCGCTGCGTGAAGATTGAGCATGCCCGCTTCCACGGCGGCCTGCACCTGGCCGGCTTCGACACCGGCGTCATCTCCTCGAAGCGCCAGGTCCTGGCCTAG
- a CDS encoding glycosyltransferase family 2 protein has translation MSHRTSESWAREPDASAEPPSVDVLIPTCDRPAELAVTLAGLAAQRDPSFRVVISDQSREQPAWQHPAPAAMIRVLQAQGREVVVLRHVPRLGLAEHRHFLLEQARTRHCLFLDDDIWLEPGALQRMDKALLELGCGFVGMAPQGLSYLTDRRPQEVVTFERWDGAVTPERVRPESPGFERWPLHNAANLSHLSADLELQPGEWVPYRVAWLGGCALYNRQALEDTGGFRFWDLLPPEHAGEDVVAQWRVMEKFGGAGILPSGAVHLESPTTVTDRRVEAYKVVLREDAGTAKP, from the coding sequence ATGAGCCACAGGACATCGGAATCGTGGGCGCGTGAACCCGATGCCTCCGCCGAGCCTCCCAGCGTGGATGTCCTGATACCGACGTGCGACCGACCCGCGGAGCTCGCTGTCACGCTGGCCGGCCTGGCGGCCCAGCGCGACCCGTCCTTCCGGGTGGTGATCAGCGACCAGTCCCGCGAACAGCCGGCGTGGCAGCACCCTGCCCCTGCCGCGATGATCCGTGTCCTGCAGGCCCAGGGCCGCGAAGTAGTGGTGTTGCGCCATGTACCCCGGCTGGGCCTGGCCGAACACCGGCATTTTCTGCTGGAGCAGGCCCGAACGCGGCACTGCCTGTTTCTGGACGACGACATCTGGCTGGAACCGGGCGCGCTGCAACGGATGGACAAGGCACTGCTGGAGTTAGGCTGCGGCTTTGTGGGCATGGCGCCGCAGGGACTGTCTTACCTCACTGACCGGCGACCCCAGGAGGTAGTGACCTTCGAACGGTGGGACGGAGCCGTCACACCGGAAAGGGTCCGGCCGGAGAGCCCGGGCTTCGAACGGTGGCCGCTGCACAACGCCGCCAACCTCAGCCACCTCAGTGCGGACCTCGAGCTGCAGCCGGGGGAGTGGGTTCCTTACCGGGTGGCCTGGCTGGGCGGCTGCGCCCTGTACAACCGCCAGGCGCTGGAGGACACCGGCGGCTTCCGCTTCTGGGACCTCCTGCCCCCGGAGCACGCCGGCGAGGATGTCGTTGCGCAGTGGCGGGTGATGGAGAAGTTCGGCGGGGCCGGCATCCTGCCCTCAGGGGCCGTGCACCTGGAGTCGCCGACGACGGTCACGGACCGGAGGGTGGAGGCGTACAAGGTGGTTCTGCGGGAGGACGCCGGCACCGCGAAGCCCTGA
- a CDS encoding FAD-binding oxidoreductase, which produces MSRITVQAASLAQDLTGLVPGGRVLTDTESLLRYSHDDAEWAPYETPLAVVLASATEEVANVVRYAAQRGLHVVPRGAGTGLSGGANSVANCIVLSLELMTAILEIDTDERLAVAQAGVINDVLRQAVGRVGLWYPPDPASSAISTIGGNAATNAGGICCVKYGVTRDYVLGMTVVLADGEIVHLGHRTAKGVTGYDLTGLMVGSEGTLGIITEVTVKLLPLSGREEKGIIGYFPSLRAAGDAVAAVSAAGVVPAALELIDHTCLRAVDEWLGLGLPGDVEVLLLAKIDEPGTTGADLADRLAGIFTDSGGTNIEQATDPEEIDRLFLARRMAYPALERLGPVLTEDVCVPRSAVPEMLSRIQSSAVKHNVVIANIAHAGDGNLHPLIIAPVGALAAVARAKTAFDEIVDDCRELGGTVTGEHGVGLLKLPGAAEELEQRVISLHGSIKSALDPLGTLNPGKAFPQQTQP; this is translated from the coding sequence ATGAGCAGGATCACCGTCCAGGCAGCCAGCTTGGCGCAGGACCTTACAGGTTTGGTGCCGGGGGGCAGGGTGCTGACCGACACGGAGTCCCTCCTCCGCTACAGCCATGACGACGCCGAGTGGGCACCCTACGAGACCCCGCTCGCCGTCGTGCTGGCATCGGCAACGGAAGAAGTCGCGAATGTCGTCCGCTACGCGGCACAACGGGGACTCCATGTCGTACCCAGAGGCGCGGGAACGGGATTGTCCGGCGGTGCAAACAGCGTGGCCAACTGCATCGTGCTGTCCTTGGAGCTCATGACTGCGATCCTTGAGATCGATACCGACGAGCGTCTGGCCGTTGCCCAGGCCGGCGTCATCAATGACGTCCTCCGCCAGGCGGTGGGGCGGGTGGGGCTCTGGTACCCGCCGGACCCGGCCAGTTCCGCCATCTCGACCATCGGCGGCAATGCAGCCACCAATGCCGGCGGGATCTGCTGCGTGAAGTATGGCGTCACCCGGGATTACGTGCTGGGTATGACAGTGGTGCTTGCCGACGGTGAAATCGTCCACCTTGGGCACCGGACTGCAAAGGGCGTGACCGGCTACGACCTGACCGGGCTGATGGTCGGTTCAGAGGGCACGCTGGGGATCATCACGGAGGTCACCGTGAAGCTCCTGCCGTTGTCCGGCCGGGAAGAAAAGGGCATCATCGGGTACTTCCCCTCACTGCGCGCCGCGGGGGATGCCGTGGCCGCCGTATCCGCAGCAGGCGTGGTGCCTGCCGCCCTGGAACTCATCGACCATACCTGCCTGCGGGCGGTCGACGAGTGGCTGGGCCTTGGCCTGCCCGGGGACGTTGAAGTTCTCCTCCTTGCCAAGATCGATGAACCCGGAACTACCGGTGCTGATCTCGCCGACCGTCTGGCGGGCATCTTCACCGATTCCGGCGGCACCAATATCGAACAGGCCACGGACCCGGAGGAGATAGACCGGCTCTTCCTTGCCCGGCGGATGGCATATCCCGCCCTTGAACGGCTTGGCCCGGTCCTAACCGAGGATGTGTGCGTGCCCCGGTCCGCCGTTCCGGAAATGCTCTCCCGCATCCAGTCATCAGCGGTTAAACACAATGTGGTCATCGCGAACATCGCCCATGCCGGTGACGGAAACCTCCACCCGCTCATCATCGCACCTGTCGGCGCCCTGGCAGCGGTGGCCCGGGCCAAGACAGCCTTCGACGAGATCGTCGACGACTGCCGTGAGCTGGGCGGCACCGTGACGGGTGAACACGGAGTCGGCCTGCTCAAACTGCCCGGGGCGGCCGAGGAACTGGAGCAACGAGTCATCAGCCTCCACGGCAGCATCAAAAGTGCCCTCGACCCCCTCGGCACCCTTAACCCAGGCAAGGCATTCCCCCAGCAAACCCAGCCATAG
- a CDS encoding MFS transporter: MTSSTQLSAADAAMRKLVVRKVSRRLLPFLGLLYLINYLDRTNLAFAAPHGMNEALGLTATTFGLASGLFFIGYLILEVPSNLALHKFGARRWMARIMVSWGIIATLMTFVPNAETLYVLRFLLGVAEAGFFPGIIFYMTFWFPKQQRAKALALFILAVPLSSAVGSPLSSMLITAGHQVFFGLDGWRFMFLVEGIPAIVFGVICWFYLTDRPAKATWLNPNEREWLQREIDSEAEDTASRHHLSIKDALTKGRVWALAFVYFGIVYGLYAISFFLPTIVAGFKKEFNTDFTVLQQGFIVAIPFAFGCLSMYFWAMHGDKTGERIWHVAAPTAIGGIAIPIALYLNSPLAAMAAITVCTMGICAALPTFWPLPSLFLTGASAAAGIALINSFGNLSGFIGPLVTGKLAEVTGSQQAGMWVVGAVMVLAAVVVVALKSTLAPDLRGATAAEADKAA; the protein is encoded by the coding sequence ATGACCTCTTCCACTCAGCTGTCCGCCGCCGATGCAGCCATGCGCAAACTGGTTGTGCGCAAAGTGTCCCGTCGGCTGCTTCCGTTTCTCGGCCTCCTGTACCTGATCAACTATCTGGACCGAACGAACCTGGCCTTTGCAGCGCCTCACGGCATGAACGAGGCGCTCGGGCTGACGGCGACCACGTTCGGGTTGGCCTCAGGCTTGTTCTTCATCGGCTACCTGATCCTCGAGGTGCCCAGCAACCTGGCCCTGCACAAGTTCGGCGCCAGACGTTGGATGGCCCGGATCATGGTCAGCTGGGGGATCATCGCCACGCTGATGACTTTCGTCCCGAACGCAGAGACCCTGTACGTCCTTCGCTTCCTGCTCGGGGTGGCGGAGGCCGGGTTCTTCCCGGGCATCATCTTCTACATGACCTTCTGGTTCCCGAAGCAGCAACGGGCCAAAGCCCTCGCCCTGTTCATCCTGGCCGTTCCCCTGTCCTCGGCCGTCGGAAGTCCGCTGTCCTCGATGCTCATCACGGCAGGCCACCAGGTATTCTTCGGGCTGGACGGCTGGCGGTTCATGTTCCTGGTTGAAGGTATTCCTGCCATCGTCTTTGGCGTCATCTGCTGGTTTTACCTGACGGACAGGCCGGCGAAGGCCACCTGGCTGAACCCGAACGAACGTGAGTGGCTCCAGCGTGAGATCGACTCCGAGGCCGAGGACACCGCCAGCCGCCACCACCTGTCCATCAAGGACGCACTGACCAAGGGCCGCGTCTGGGCCCTAGCGTTCGTCTACTTCGGCATCGTTTACGGCCTCTACGCCATCAGCTTCTTCCTGCCCACGATCGTTGCCGGCTTCAAGAAGGAGTTCAACACCGATTTCACGGTGTTGCAGCAGGGATTCATCGTCGCAATTCCCTTCGCCTTCGGGTGCCTGTCCATGTACTTCTGGGCCATGCACGGCGACAAGACCGGCGAGCGGATCTGGCACGTCGCGGCACCCACAGCAATTGGTGGGATAGCCATTCCCATCGCCCTGTACCTGAACTCTCCCCTGGCCGCCATGGCAGCCATTACGGTGTGCACCATGGGCATCTGCGCCGCACTGCCCACATTCTGGCCGCTGCCCAGCCTGTTCCTGACCGGCGCTTCCGCGGCCGCCGGCATTGCTCTCATCAATTCCTTCGGCAACCTGTCCGGCTTCATCGGGCCGCTGGTGACAGGCAAGCTGGCCGAGGTCACAGGCTCCCAGCAGGCCGGGATGTGGGTCGTGGGCGCGGTCATGGTCCTGGCGGCCGTCGTCGTGGTGGCCCTGAAGTCCACCCTCGCGCCGGACCTCCGAGGCGCGACCGCAGCCGAAGCGGACAAGGCGGCCTAG
- a CDS encoding adenylosuccinate synthase yields the protein MPAIVIVGAQWGDEGKGKATDLLGGRVDYVVKPNGGNNAGHTVVVGGEKYELKLLPAGILSPNAVPIIGNGCVVNLEALFQEIDGLEARGADTSKLRVSANAHLVAPYHQVLDKVTERFLGSRAIGTTGRGIGPAYMDKVARLGIRVQDVFDASILRQKVEGSLRQKNGLLVKVYNRRSIEVDEIVNYFLSFAERLRPLVIDSTFVLNTALDEGKVVLMEGGQATFLDVDHGTYPFVTSSNPTAGGASVGSGIGPTRISRSIGIIKAYTTRVGAGPFPTELFDEMGMYLQKTGGEFGVNTGRPRRCGWYDAVLARHASRVNGFTDYFVTKLDVLTGIEQIPVCVAYDVDGVRHDEMPMTQTEFHHAKPIFEYFEGWTEDITGARTLEDLPENAKNYVLALEKLSGTRFSAIGVGPDRDQTIVINDLILD from the coding sequence ATGCCAGCAATCGTGATCGTCGGAGCCCAGTGGGGCGACGAAGGTAAAGGTAAAGCCACTGACCTGCTTGGCGGCCGGGTTGACTATGTCGTCAAGCCCAACGGCGGCAACAACGCGGGCCACACCGTCGTCGTGGGCGGTGAGAAGTATGAGCTCAAGCTCCTTCCGGCCGGCATCCTGAGCCCGAACGCGGTTCCGATCATCGGCAACGGCTGCGTGGTGAACCTGGAGGCCCTGTTCCAGGAAATTGACGGACTGGAAGCCCGCGGCGCGGACACGTCGAAGCTGCGCGTCTCCGCCAACGCCCACCTCGTGGCCCCCTACCACCAGGTGCTGGACAAGGTCACCGAGCGCTTCCTCGGCAGCCGGGCCATCGGCACCACCGGCCGCGGCATCGGCCCGGCCTACATGGACAAGGTGGCCCGCCTCGGCATCCGGGTGCAGGACGTCTTTGACGCCTCCATCCTGCGCCAGAAGGTCGAGGGCTCGCTCCGCCAGAAGAACGGTCTGCTGGTCAAGGTCTACAACCGCCGCAGCATCGAGGTGGACGAGATCGTGAACTACTTCCTGTCCTTCGCAGAGCGCCTCCGCCCGCTGGTTATCGACAGCACCTTCGTCCTGAACACCGCCCTTGACGAGGGCAAAGTTGTCCTGATGGAAGGCGGCCAGGCCACGTTCCTGGACGTCGACCACGGCACGTACCCGTTCGTGACGTCCTCCAACCCGACGGCCGGCGGCGCCTCCGTCGGGTCGGGCATCGGCCCCACCCGGATCTCGCGTTCCATCGGCATCATCAAGGCGTACACCACCCGCGTCGGCGCCGGGCCGTTCCCCACAGAATTGTTCGACGAGATGGGCATGTACCTGCAGAAGACCGGCGGCGAGTTCGGCGTCAACACCGGCCGTCCGCGCCGCTGCGGATGGTACGACGCCGTGCTGGCGCGCCACGCCTCCCGGGTCAACGGCTTCACGGACTACTTCGTCACCAAACTCGATGTGCTCACCGGCATCGAGCAGATCCCGGTCTGCGTGGCCTACGACGTTGATGGTGTCCGGCACGACGAAATGCCGATGACCCAGACCGAGTTCCACCACGCCAAGCCGATCTTCGAGTACTTCGAGGGCTGGACGGAAGACATCACCGGGGCCCGCACCTTGGAGGACCTCCCGGAAAACGCCAAGAACTACGTGCTGGCCCTGGAAAAGCTTTCTGGAACGCGGTTCTCGGCCATCGGTGTGGGCCCGGACCGCGACCAGACGATCGTGATCAACGACCTGATCCTTGACTGA
- a CDS encoding cobalamin-independent methionine synthase II family protein: MLPNTDHIRVTHAGSLPRTPELIAANKAKEAEGITPEFLDLLETSVVDVVQRQKDLGIDIANDGEYGHTMSSSVDYGAWWNYSFSRLGGLVPTDVDRWADAKVHRSSPGNIVLTSFPDRRDRQKFDEAYSDPSSGILAHRRSVTQPKIAGPLTYTGQALVASDIANLKTGLAAAGLTEGFVASLSPGSCARVANEYYASDEELLYACADAMREEYKAIIDAGLTVQLDDPSLAESWDQINPEPSLPDYLKFIQLRVEATNWALRDLPQERIRLHVCWGSWHGPHTTDIPFADIIDSVLQINAGGYSFEAANVRHEHEWRVWENTRLPEGKVIIPGVVSHATNVVEHPDLVADRIVRFAQLVGRENVIASTDCGLGGRVHPQIAFAKLEALGEGARRASRRLW; the protein is encoded by the coding sequence ATGCTCCCGAACACAGACCACATCCGGGTAACCCACGCCGGCTCCCTGCCCCGCACCCCCGAATTGATCGCCGCCAACAAGGCCAAGGAAGCGGAGGGCATAACGCCCGAATTCCTCGACCTGCTGGAGACCTCCGTTGTGGACGTGGTGCAGCGCCAGAAGGACCTCGGCATCGACATTGCCAACGACGGCGAATACGGGCACACCATGTCCAGTTCCGTTGACTACGGGGCCTGGTGGAACTACTCCTTTTCCCGCCTCGGAGGCCTGGTGCCGACGGACGTCGACCGCTGGGCCGACGCAAAAGTGCACCGCTCCAGCCCCGGAAACATCGTCCTGACCTCCTTCCCGGACCGGCGCGACCGGCAGAAGTTCGACGAGGCGTACAGCGACCCCTCATCCGGAATCCTGGCGCACCGCCGGAGCGTCACCCAGCCGAAGATCGCCGGGCCCCTGACTTACACCGGACAGGCACTCGTGGCTTCGGACATCGCCAATCTCAAGACCGGGCTGGCCGCGGCAGGGCTTACCGAGGGCTTCGTTGCGTCCTTGTCCCCCGGGTCCTGCGCCCGCGTCGCCAACGAGTACTACGCAAGCGATGAGGAACTGCTCTACGCCTGCGCCGACGCCATGCGCGAGGAGTACAAGGCCATCATCGACGCCGGGCTCACGGTACAGCTCGACGACCCCTCACTGGCCGAAAGCTGGGACCAGATCAACCCCGAGCCAAGCCTGCCGGACTACCTCAAGTTCATTCAGCTCCGCGTCGAGGCCACGAACTGGGCCCTGCGCGATCTGCCGCAGGAGCGGATCCGGCTGCACGTCTGCTGGGGCTCCTGGCACGGGCCCCACACCACGGACATCCCCTTCGCGGACATCATCGATTCCGTCCTGCAGATCAATGCCGGCGGCTACTCCTTCGAGGCCGCGAACGTCCGGCACGAACACGAATGGCGGGTCTGGGAGAACACAAGGCTTCCCGAGGGCAAGGTCATCATCCCCGGCGTCGTCTCGCACGCCACCAACGTCGTGGAACACCCGGACCTCGTGGCGGACCGGATCGTGCGGTTTGCGCAGCTTGTTGGCCGGGAAAACGTGATTGCGTCCACGGACTGCGGCCTCGGCGGCCGGGTGCATCCGCAGATTGCTTTCGCCAAGCTGGAAGCACTCGGCGAGGGCGCACGCCGTGCCAGCCGGAGACTCTGGTGA